The segment ACTTTCGTAAAGGGAAATGATCAGTGTGGTGCACAGTAGTAATGATGATGATTAGCTTTAGTTATTATACCTGTGAAAAGCTGGTGCATCAGTAAAGCAAGTGAGTGTGTAACAATTTCATTTCCAGGTTCAGGCCTGTTTCAGACAGCTGAAGTCCCTGCAGTTTTAATCTAAAAGTCTAATAGTGAATCAGCTGTCCAGATTCCTGTGCTAGTCTGGGACCATTTAGTTAGAAAAAAGATTGCAGTCACAGAGCAGGCAAAGTCACTGCCAAATGAAGCCTGGCTTGCAGCTAAAACCTAAAACTCTCTAGGaacttctgattttctcctttATGTCTGGGGAAATTCTCTCACAGTTGGGTTTTATGCTGAAAAGTACAGAGAACTTCTGTCCATATTCTAGATactctggtatttttttttttttctttaaaaggaagCCTGCCAATGCTTTGGGCATCAGGAATGTTAAGTCATTGTAACAAACCCCTTATATCTCTAATGTTCTTCACCAACTTGTTTGTGTTTCTTGATAAACAGAGGAGCACCTGTTCCCACGATGCTGGCACCCTGCCTTCTGAGAAGAGTGATCCTTACAGTTCCTTTAGTTCTTGTGGCTGCACTGCTTCTGGCAGAGCCTGCTAGACCTGACCAAGAAGGGGGAACAGCCATCCCAGCTGAAAGTAGGTGCCACCATACAGTTTTCTGATACAGCTTCTATTGCAGTTTTAATGTTGCAGGACTTCATATCACTGTAGCTTTTCCAAATAATTCTAACTGTTTTGGATGTTTTGCTTGTCTTGTTTTAAAATCACAACTTGATAGCATGtaaatgctgtttttctccTGCATCCATGGGTTTCCATTCTTACACTTATCTGCTGTATATTGCTGTCTTGTACCTGAAATCTTCCACTGTTCAgtactttttgtgtgtgtgtgcagctctTTCACCTTTTCTATGCCAGGAATCAccctgttttaattttttggagACATTCTTGAGGCTTGCTTTTTTCAGCTGGCATTGACTCTTCATCACATCTTCCATTCTCTGTGATGTCTACTATATGAAAGTCaatggttttaattaaaaattcccAGTGGTGCCAAAAAAGCACACTGTGTCAACTCTTGGTTCTGCAGCCTTCAGCCATCCAATTCTCCTTTGCTGATCTATGTTGAGTTTAATTTACACATAAACATAATGGCAGGTCCTCATGTCAAGTTGTTGATGAGGAAAATACTGTCCTCTTCTTATTTCTGGTGTATTATTTGACACTAAGGTTAGGTGGTGATACAACAGTGAAAGAGGAGGTCTTTAGATTTATtcagtggtggtttttttattgtatctatttttttcccagacagtTAAAGAATTTGGCAGGctctttttccccagcaggCAGGATTCCTGTCAGCTGGTTAGTACAAAGATTATGAGCTGGAAGCTCCTACTGCAGCTTATCAGAGACTTGTAGTAATCAGGCAGATATCAAGGCTTTGCAAAATAGACTGAGGCACTGCAGGATTTTCCAGCATCACTCTACActtcatcttttcctctttacCAGACTTCAAAGAGCAAACTAAACTTGTGCTCAGAATTCCTCAGAATTCCTCACTTGCTTCATATTTTCTATGGAATTGTCAAGAGAGGCACAAGCACACAAGAGCACGTGTGGAGCCTGATGATTTGAAGACATTTCatcatttctgtatttgttctATCTCAGTACTGCTCTCTGTTAGGGCTCAACTTTGTATTACATGATGATCAAGGCAAAGCAAGACTTGTAACCTTCAGTCTGGATATCTAGATATGGGAATGCTATCTTAAATGCTGCAGTTAGTCCAGAATGCAGCAGTTCTGCTTATCAGCAATGCCCACTAATGACAGTGTTGCTTTTATCTGCTGCTGGCCTCATTAGCTTTGGACAAAGCTGTGTCATATTCAAAATTAGAGTCCAAGTGATCCTTGTGATAATGCAGTCAATTTTATTCCATTAGCTTTCTGCTTAGAGCTTTGGTTTGTGAGATTAGGGGacaagatttttcagaaaacagattaaTGGCTTCAGagataatttctgaaaaatctgaacATGCAGTTAAAATGTGCCCAGGGTTGGTGGAGCAAAATGAAAGACTCAGGTTATGATTTTAGTGTTTCCACACtatgaagaagagaaaagaaatggtgggaagggggaggagaagagatACAGTAAAGGAggacaaataattttaaagcaaatttgtGGAAGTCATTCTTTTGTCCTTGAGACACTGGTTGGACCGTGAGGATGGACCAATGACAGTGACACGGAGTGTTGAATAGTCCACACCTCAGTACTCACTCTGCAAGCTCTTTCCTGTGGCTCTTCCTCGTGCTCAAAATCAATATTTATTCCTTCTACTTAAAACACTATGCCCTGAAGTGACAATTTTCTACTAAATTCTCTCCTAGGCCGTCCCTGTGTCGATTGCCATGCATTTGAGTTCATGCAGAGGGCCCTGCAGGATTTAAAGAAGACAGCATATAACCTAGACACACGGGTAAGGAAACATTccaagttttgtttgtttgttctttgggGTTTTAGTATGGTATAAAATTCTGTGGATAGAAGTAGATGAGGTGGATGGATTTTGCACAAGACAGTAAATTGTACTGTCCTATCTTCCAAAGTGATGCTGAATAATTACATTTTGCCTCTCTAGGCAATACTCTGGAATTACTCTGATTTTGGGTATCGGGGTCTCTAGGAAGCTCAGGAATGTGTGAACTTACAGTTCttggttttctgtctttctcttgcCAAAGGTAGAGCCATTAGTGCTGCTACTCTCATTCCAAATGCTGAGCATacaccaaacaaaccaaaacatttggTTTTATGTTAGAGGTAGTTAGGTGGGAGCATAATTTATGTTTATTGCCCAAAAGGAGAGAGCCAGCTCAGGCAAAAAGACTACTAAATAAGAATCTCCTCTGCACATGCTCCTACCCTTGGGGAGAGGCTAAGGGAGGAAATAGCATAGATA is part of the Heliangelus exortis chromosome 10, bHelExo1.hap1, whole genome shotgun sequence genome and harbors:
- the NICOL1 gene encoding NELL2-interacting cell ontogeny regulator 1, which encodes MLAPCLLRRVILTVPLVLVAALLLAEPARPDQEGGTAIPAESRPCVDCHAFEFMQRALQDLKKTAYNLDTRTETLLLQVEKRNLCDCVTANLLN